The DNA region AACCTCCCACATGTCATGCATTATTGACaacttttttcctttcttgcAACTGTTAATACGTAGCGTATGCAGCGAAAACGGACTCTGCATGCGTTGCTGCATACCTGCACTGCGTGCCTGTATTGTTAGATGCAATCTACGCTACTGCTAATTTACTTTCTCCTGCGGGGAAATCAGTGCAGacaaaaaactttaatAGAAACACCCTAAAAAGCCAGGTCTTTTAAAGGCCTGGCCGTTCTTAGGCCGTTGCTAGTTCCTCTCAACGGCAAAAAGCGCGTTGCTTCAAGACAAAAAAGGGATTTTCGCACTTACGGAGCGaccctctttttttcgcaACACCCAAAAAAGAGGAGCGGCTCTTAAACATCCTCGCTCCTTTTGTGCGCGCGGTCCGTTCTGGGTCGATATTTTTCTCGGCATCTCCCGATTAGGTATAAGGTCAATAATAATTCAAAAGACGGATTGAGTAGTACATCCCCCTCAATGTCCCACTCATGTTTTTAGCTTTTTTGGGGTTGGTTATTACCTGAAATGAACGGAGATTAAATTAGTGACTACCCAATCTCATGAAGGTTATACCTCTTTAACCTCCTGTGGCTTTTGCCTCCGACGAGGTTGTACAGTATTCGGCGCGTTTTCGTACAATGCATAAGGGGTTCTGTTGCTTTTTGTCGCAAGATGTCTATAACATCCCGGTAAACAAGTGTCCCTTTGTTTACAGATTGGCACCCGTTGCCCCTCGAGAAGAAGGCCTATGCGCTTGGACTTGCATATAGTTTCCTAGAAATGCCTGTACGAAAGGTTACCGTAACATACGGATTCTCATTGCAGTTGTGTATTTACAGGTTGTGCAATTTCAAGTTGTGCATTtttaggaaaaaaaaacatataaaGGGCTTCCATTTGTTCAATTCTTACAGTCAAAAAGTTCTCTTGTTTCTTATCATACACTTGTTCCCAGTAAACCATCAACAACATATCTTCGTCGTTGTTAACTGTCCGGTAAGATCTCACCTATTTCAAAGAGATGTTCAGTCGCTTAAATAAGCTTCAAACCGCTTTAGTTTTGGCTCTTTACTCCCAAAGTGCATTGGGCCAAATCTATACCAACAGCTCTTCGAGTGTCGCTCCATCCAGTTCTGTTTCCATCAGTAGTTCGATTTCTCAATCGAGCTCTTCCGGTTCTGGTTCTGGTGTTTCGAGCACTATCACTCCAACCAGTTCTGGCGCCTCTAGTACTATtacttcctcttcttcttctggaacAGGTACTACTACTTCTGGTTCACTTTCTTCCAGTGACGGTACTATTTATTTACCAGCCACAACAATTTCTGCAGACGTCACACTTTCAGGTGATGTATTTGCAACAGATGCAGTCGAAATCGCCGCTGGCGGCAAATTAACCCTGCTTGATGGTGACAAATACGGATTCTCAGGTGACTTGAGAGTTTACGGTGGTCTGTTCGTAGCTAAGTCAAAGGCAACTTACTTAGGGACCAATTTTGACATCTCAGGTTCAATCTTTGACGTTACTGGTGAATTCAATGCTCAAGAACCTGCTGCTACTTCTGCCTCTGTCTACTCGTTCACACCTggctcttttgaaaacagtgGTGACATTTCTTTATCTCTATCTGAGTCCAGTAAGGGCCAGGTTACTTTTTCTCCATACTCCAACACAGGTACTTTCGATTTCTCGAATGCTGTTCTAAATGGGGGTTCTGCTTCTGGTCTACAACGTAGAGCTGAAGCTACAGGATCCACAAACAATGGTGAAATAAACTTAGACAATGGGAGTACTTACGTTGTTGTAGAGCCTGTTTCCGGAAAGGGTACAATTAATATCATCTCCGGTAACCTTTACTTACACTACCCAGACACTTTCACTGGTCAAACTGTTGACTTCAAGGGCGAAGGTGTTCTTGCCGTTGACCCAACCGAAACCAACACTACCCCTATTCCTGTCGTTGGCTACACTGGTAAGAACCAGATTGCCATTACCGCAGACGTCACTGTCTCGTATGACAGCGCCACTGGCGTTTTGACTGCAACCAAGGGTAACGCCGACTTCTCTTTCGCTATCGGTACTGGCTTCTCCAGTTCTGGCTTCAGTGTCTCTGAAGGAACCTTCGCAGGCGCCGCTGCTTTCTACCTAAACTACGGTGGAGCCGTCGCTTCTAGTTCTGTTCCATCATCCGTTTCCTCCACATCTGGTGCTTCATCCACTGCCTCCGGCTCAGTCACTAGTTCATCCTCTGGCACAACTTCGGAGACCAGATCTGTTTACACCACGACGTTGACTTCCGGAGAAGTTACAAGCACAGTAATTGTCTCTTGTTCAGAAACAACTGACAGTAGAGGTCACATCTATACTGTTACAACAACCGTTCCATGTACTACCACTGCTACAATYACTTCTTGTGATGACAATGGATGCCACGTTGTTCCAGCCCCAACGACCACCACCGCCACAATCACTTCTTGTGACGACAATGGATGCCACGTTGTTCCAGCTCCaaccaccaccaccgccACAATCACTTCTTGTGATGAMAACGGATGCCACGTTGTTCCAGCACCAACTGCAACCACTGCTACAATCACTACTTGTGATGACAACGGATGCCATGTTGTTCCAGCCCCAACTGCAACCACCACTTCTCCAAAATCATACACTACTTTTATTGTTACTCACTGTGAAGACAACGACTGTAGTGTTAAGACTGTCACCTCCGAGGCCCCTAAGGAAACTTCACCTACTACTGCTACTTCTGAAACTCCAGAATCTCACACTACTTACACTGTTACTAACTGTGATGATAATGGTTGTGATGTCAAGACCGTCACCTCTGCAGCTCCTAAACCAACTACCGCTACTGCTGTCGTTACCTCTGGGGCTCCTAAGGGAAACACAGTCACCACTGTCATCACTTCTGGGCCTTCTAAGGGTAATACAGTCACCACTGTCATCGCTTCTGAGGGTCCTAATGGAAATGCAGCTACGGCTGTCGTCACCTCTGGTGCTCCTAAAGTGACTTCAGCCACCGCTACTGGTTCTGAAGCATCTAGCTCAATCATCAAGTATGGTTCTTCTGCTTCTAAATCCCTCACTGGTATTGTTGTCCAATCTGAGGGTATTGCCGCTGGTTTGAAAACCAATGCTTTGAATGCTTTGGTCggtatttttattttcgcCTTCTTATAACTGAGAGTTCAGTTTTTCCCCTTTCTTaatatacgtatatattTGCTACACACTTTGTGTACACGTTCATGTAGTTTTAGCTTAAGCTAAAGAATACCCTACTCCTTTTTTAaatactatttttttttaaaacaTTTCTGCACGTTTATGAGGCGATGCGCCTATAGGCGGATTTGGCCCATAAAGCGAAGGAAGTGAGTGGTTCTATGGGCTAATATAGAAGTGAcgcaattttttgaaaatgcgCCAGAAAGCCATTTTTGAGGGCACGTTTGCGGGATTTGAGAGGaaatattgttttcaaaagctgcTCTGGGGCaccatttcaaaatgttcGAATAGGCGACTACGGATGTACACTTATTCGTATGAATTGGAGTAAGTAACCTTAAAAACATTTTATATGTCTATTCGTATTCGATATGAGAAAAGAATGTAAACGAATAAACAATTTGGTGATTGTTGAAGACGAAAGATGAATTAATTGATAATTAAGGAGACGATTTATATCAGATACATCACAATACAACTCTGAATTATTTCTGAACCATTGGGttttatataaccaatcagcgtgtgttttatatacctctctt from Saccharomyces eubayanus strain FM1318 chromosome III, whole genome shotgun sequence includes:
- a CDS encoding mannoprotein; its protein translation is MFSRLNKLQTALVLALYSQSALGQIYTNSSSSVAPSSSVSISSSISQSSSSGSGSGVSSTITPTSSGASSTITSSSSSGTGTTTSGSLSSSDGTIYLPATTISADVTLSGDVFATDAVEIAAGGKLTLLDGDKYGFSGDLRVYGGLFVAKSKATYLGTNFDISGSIFDVTGEFNAQEPAATSASVYSFTPGSFENSGDISLSLSESSKGQVTFSPYSNTGTFDFSNAVLNGGSASGLQRRAEATGSTNNGEINLDNGSTYVVVEPVSGKGTINIISGNLYLHYPDTFTGQTVDFKGEGVLAVDPTETNTTPIPVVGYTGKNQIAITADVTVSYDSATGVLTATKGNADFSFAIGTGFSSSGFSVSEGTFAGAAAFYLNYGGAVASSSVPSSVSSTSGASSTASGSVTSSSSGTTSETRSVYTTTLTSGEVTSTVIVSCSETTDSRGHIYTVTTTVPCTTTATITSCDDNGCHVVPAPTTTTATITSCDDNGCHVVPAPTTTTATITSCDXNGCHVVPAPTATTATITTCDDNGCHVVPAPTATTTSPKSYTTFIVTHCEDNDCSVKTVTSEAPKETSPTTATSETPESHTTYTVTNCDDNGCDVKTVTSAAPKPTTATAVVTSGAPKGNTVTTVITSGPSKGNTVTTVIASEGPNGNAATAVVTSGAPKVTSATATGSEASSSIIKYGSSASKSLTGIVVQSEGIAAGLKTNALNALVGIFIFAFL